The stretch of DNA AGTGAAACACTCAGGAGTAAAGCATTACCTGAAGGTATGTTCCTTAATTGACCTCTTGATCTCTAAACTATCAGCCCTACTAAAGGACCCTAAGTCAATAGGTTTTGTTGTAGCATGAATATGATTgcctatactactactactactagataaCTTTAGTTGTTGAATCTACTTTacaatgtcttcttttttttacaaGCGTTCACCAAAATGGGTATGTCATCTTAGCCTTACCTGTTAGTCAGTCTACAACTTCTTCTGCTGCCTATTATTGTATAAGTAAAATAATGCTGACAGTAATGACTTGAAAAAGGATCTGCAAGTATAAACACTGGTtacgtcccaaattacaccctattccctatatagtgcaatatggtccctagtcaaaagtagtgcactatatagggagtagggttacATTTCGGACGCCAACATTATATTGATTTCAGCTGCATTAGTTCTGGGAAAGTGGGAATGTTTTATGCAATTATTGTATTTCTTTAGAAAGTTACAGCTTTCATGTCTCCAACAGGTACATTGTTGCCACGGTTACCCTCAGAGCCCGGGATGTCGCTGCTCACGATAAAGATTGACAAGATTGGGCTGAAAGATGCAGGGCAATGCATTGATCCCTACATGACAGTTAGTGTGAaaggtactgtatgtaggctatattGTTTAAAATGCTGAGATGAGTTGCTTACCTTCACATCTGAAATGGTAAGGTCTGAAACAGTGATAATCTAGACATTTTGTAAAAATAATTATCTCTGTTGAGTTGACGCTTGACAgtaaatttttttatatatttttcctgCAGAACAGCCCAAGTGAATCTGAACGTTTTGTTTCCCAACAGATGTGAATGGCATTGATTTGAACCCGGTGCAAGACACACCTGTGGCTACCCGAAAGGAGGACACATACATTCACTTCAGCGTAGACATCGAGATCCAGAGACATATCGAGAGACTACCAAAAGGTAGTCAAACTTTCTATTTCTACTGAATTAGTAGTGGGGCCTCTATTTAGCTAGTATCATGTAATATTAAGCTACTACAGTGTCCGTTTATGTTCAAATCCTTGCAGAGGGATTGGGCGGACAATTGTTAATCCTGAATTTTGTTCATGTTCCAGGGGTAGCTATTTTCTTTGAGTTCAAGCACTATAAACCCAAGAAGGGGTTTACCAGCACAAAATGTTTTGCCTTCATGGAAATGGATGAGATCAAACCTGGTCCCATTGTGATCGAGTTGTGAGTGACACATTGTTGAATTTTCCAGATTAACTTTCTTTAAATGTACTCTCTATTTTATTTAAAGATGAAAATAAATCAAATTTGATAACTATTTCTTTGGAGAATCTCAGATTTGAgtgttattttttgttgttgttggtcaGTCTGCCCTTTGAATATACAGTTTGAAATAATCACTTATTTATGCTATCGGATGTCAGGTACAAGAAGCCCACTGACTTCAAGAGGAAGAAGCTCCAGCTCCTGACAAAGAAGCCACTCTATCTCCACCTCCACCAGACGTTGCACAAAGATTAATAACCGAGGTCACTGAATGGAGCACATCAAGAAAGCAGAAGCACCACAGAATTCCACTGTAGTCATCAGACATCCAACAAAGTTTGGTGTACCTACTGCGTATCCGCCTCCACTCACATCAGCAATACTAAACCCAGCAGGCCCAAAGGCCACACCCTCAACTCTGTCATAGGATGGCCCTGGATGACACATATTAACTACAGCGGTGACAACACCCTACTGTATAATGCTGCGTTCGTAACCAGgtgggaggtgggaatttaccagttgtgaagtcgtaaataccagttggatgcattcacgtgcTTTGAACTTGTTGAGAAAGGCTGATTTgtctaatggccaacaagcttcCTAAGCCATAAACTAAAAGCTATCATGCTGGTAAACAAATGAGTGTTAAAAAACCATATTgatagattgctttttataaataaggttttgttgttgcatttaactgccgaaaaGGCTGTTATCCAGGTCATTTCCTTAAtaggtgacgtcagaggtcagcatgtgggagaagtgggagctAGGATGATATattgggtcctctgtagctcaactggtagagcccgCGCGCCAAGGTAGGGGTTgatcgggaccacccatacacaaaaaaatgtatgcacgcataactgtaagtcgctggataaaagcgtctgctaaatggcatattatttattatttatatatacgaAGTTTCTCACTAGTAATTTCCAGTTGGAGGGCCGTTCAAATGGATTTTTCCCAGTCCTATATGGTAAattcccacttggttacgaacgcCGCATTTGACCCCTCTGATGCCAATTAGCGATAACTTTTTGCTCCTCTCTGCATGACGTTCAATGGAAAATAAGAGTTGAGTTAGCAGTTGGCACTGTATGTCAAGCAACCAGCAGAAAAACAACCAGCCTCGTCTTTAGTCTTCCTCTGTCTTTCCGTTTGGGGACAAAAGAGGAACAACATGGTCATAGGTGGTCAAGCGGTGTATTGATGATGTCATATCCTGGTGCCAATTTCAAATGGGCACAATGAGATATTTTGACACAACTGCCACAGAGTGAAAACATAACTGCCCTGTTCATTTACTTAAAAATGCACCCTTATCACTGATCTGGCATTATTTAATAGGTAAAAGCAATATATTGGGATATTTGCTTTAATCTATCCTATCACAGATCTGTGATTACTTCAAGGATG from Coregonus clupeaformis isolate EN_2021a unplaced genomic scaffold, ASM2061545v1 scaf2529, whole genome shotgun sequence encodes:
- the LOC121565685 gene encoding axin interactor, dorsalization-associated protein-like, producing the protein MDDLESELGSKALPEGTLLPRLPSEPGMSLLTIKIDKIGLKDAGQCIDPYMTVSVKDVNGIDLNPVQDTPVATRKEDTYIHFSVDIEIQRHIERLPKGVAIFFEFKHYKPKKGFTSTKCFAFMEMDEIKPGPIVIELYKKPTDFKRKKLQLLTKKPLYLHLHQTLHKD